The DNA sequence ACATTCCATATTCGTCTAAATCGTTGTTTTCATCTTCACAGGGGTATGGTGGCCAGGCTGCCTGCAATGCTTTTGTTTGTTGCGCAATAGTACCAGATAAGAATATACCATTTGTAGCCAACTTAATTTTATTCTCGTTTAATAACTGCGTCAAAAGTGAAAAAAAAACTTCCTTTCTGAGCAAATAATTATCAGGTAAGCCAGCGCATTCAACACTGATATGCTGCCATATTGCCCCAATCGATAATCCATAAGACGTTTCGATAACACATGAGGATATACTATTGATATCTTTGATTGTTTTTCTCTCCACCCTTCTGCCACCTTTTTTCGATAAAATAATTAAATCTATGGTCGATTTAACACCATTTTGTTGTGCTGACGTTGAAAAGCATCTCAATGTCAAAGTACTACCAGCAGAACACTCACCTGTGAATTTTACCGGATGCACCGTACCTTTACCAGGAATCACCTTAAATGATGGCATATTCTCTAATTCTGCAAGTTGCTTAAAGTAAGTCATAATATCAGTGTCAGTAGCTCCTTTAAATACAGCTGCGCCTGTATTTAACTGTGGTTCTGCAATCATTTTTTCCATTAACATTTAGCTGAAATTCCTTTGGATATAATGAAGGACTATTAAATTGCGTCGAATGACCATCGTTCTGCAAATAGAGCCATGAATGTGTATGGCACGATTATACGGGGATACTAACAATATTACCGAAATACAGGTAAAAACACCAACCTGAAAGTATAATTAATTTTAAATTTATTAATATGTTAATATCAATTTGATAAATATTTCCCCCGTAATTAAAAATAAAAAACCGCAACATTCAAAAATGTTGCGGTCTGGTACTGTTTCGCGTGTCCGTCTCACCTTCTACGGACCATAAAGAAACTTACTGACTCAGCGTTACTACCCGACTGAAGCGTTTACCATCCGGGCTGACAGTACGCACCTGTACTGGTAACTTAATAGCAGCTTTTGCCGAAGCATTGTAAGTCACCCAGCTCTGGCCTTCATCCTGGCTGTATTCCACTTTCAGTCCAGGCAGCGCGGTATTCACTTCCAGCTGATTATTGACAATACGCGCACCTGGTACAGGCAGACGATACTGAATACCTGTTTTATCGAGTTTAGCCAGTTCACGCTGACCTAACAGGTTTGCAAAACGCTGCCAGTCTTTACGCACTGCTTCATGGTCAACAAAGTGAGTTTCAGCGTTGTATTCTTTACCAGCCTGATAGTCCTGCTCCCAGCCTGCACGATGCCATGCACGCTCAGCCACCGTCATTAGACGCGGGAACAGCATATATTCCATCTGGTCATCAGTGCGGATTGTTTCACTCCACAGTTGAGCAGAGAGCCCTGTCGCACCAGGCCATGGCTTGTCAGATTTACCAACGAAAGCATTGCCATCGCGGTCAACTGACATCTCAGCATTCTGCGGTAAATTATCTGGCACAAAACTGAACATTTTACGTTCATCGTTGAAGCGCGTTCCCCAGTAGTAACCGCGCACCATTGGGTTCACCTCATAAGGGAAATCCATGTAGACATAGTCAGGGTTGGAAACGATCACCTCATAACCTTTATTAGCAAAGTCATTGATGCTGTCAACGCCGCCCCAATAGAGGGTATCCCAGAAATTGACCGCCACACGCGGTGTTGCAAACGCTTTTGCATCTGTCGCATGTTACACACCATCCTGCCATGCCTGCAGTTTTTCAATACCATGGGCATTGACTTGTTTGCTGACTTCCACGGCAAAATAACTTGGCAAGTGCTCAAGATCTTCGATTTTTCCTTCTTTAACCATCTTCTGACACACTTGTGAACGTGCCCAGGGTTTATCCTCTTTGCGCATATCATGCTGACCTTTGCCAGCTTCAGGATGACGTGTATCTGTATAACCTGGGCCTAAACGAATATTTTTCGCCTCGTCACCACCAAAATGCCAGGCCTTCATTGGCTGTCCTGCGGCCAGGTGCATCGTCTGAATTTCACTGATGATTTTATCTGAGAAACGCAGCGATGATGGCAGACAAGGGTTCAGATAACTGGTGCGGTCATACAGCTGTACCGAGGTGGTGTTTGAACGGTCAGTTGGGTCGACCAGGCGGAACTCTTCTGCTTCCGTTTTGCGGCCCGCTTTCATCAAACGATCATAGCGTGCTTCCATAGAAATCACCGCTGCGCGCGCATGCGCAGGCATGTCGATTTCAGGTATCACTTCAATACCGCGTGCGGCTGCATATTTCACAATATCGATATAATCCTGACGAGTGAAATAGCCCGAGCCATTAGTGTTAGTTTGTGGTCCGGAGCCCAGTTGCGGTAACAGGCAGCTTTTCTCACTGGTGTCATGACAACGCTTGCTGCCAACCTGCGTCAGCTCAAGTAAACCAGGAATTTCGATGCGCCAGCCTTCATCATCAGAGAGGTGAAAATGGAAGACGTTGATTTTCCATGCTGCTGCCTGATCAAGCATTCTCAATACAGCGGCTTTGCTGTGGAAGTTACGTGCTACATCAAGGAATACTCCCCGATAGGCTAACCGTGGTGCATCAGTTGCCTCAAGTGTCGCTATCTTCATGCTGCCATCAGCAGGAACCAGTGACAGAATAGATTGCAGGCCATACAGCACACCCTGCTGATCAAAATCGGTTACCTGTGCACCCTCTTTACCGATTTTCAGCTGATAACCACCAGGAATCGCGGCAGCTTTATCCAGCACTGAGGCATCAATACGGGTATCAATTTTATAGCCCGCTGTAGATTCTTTCAGCCCCATCAGTGTGAAGCGTTCACGAATTGCAGCCGCTTTATCGCCTGAAAGCGTGACCAGATTCAGTGAGACCCCTTTCGATAGGTCTGCATCCGCATCATGTACTGTCACTTTCATTGGCGTAGGAACAATTTGTCCCCGCAGTTCTGTGGCGCTGAGAGTGCTGATGTCGCTGTTCTTATCGAAGCGGCTGGTCGCTGTCATCAGCACATTTTTATCATCCGGTGTACGTTTCCACTGTTCACCAAAAGGCGCAACAAATTTGGTTAAATCTTCAGTGTCAGTCACGGCAATGACTTTAGGTTCAGCATTGGTAGATGTGACATACCAGCGAGGCATCACATCCGTCATAAATAGTTGCCAGTATTCATTGACGATTGGGATATCAACACTCTCGCCGGCTGCAAAACCTTTGAATTTTTCTGTAGGCTCAAGGCGTGTCAGGTCACCAACAATATGCACCATACGGAACTGATCGCTTTCCACTTTCAGTATCTGATGCACATTGGACATATAGATTGCCCAGTCTTTACTGTTAACCGCAGCACCATGGTTAGTCAGCGTAATCACCGCGCGGTTGCACGACGCCCAGTCAGCGCCCAGTGCAGCACAATTAACCCCGTGTTGTGCTGCATTGTTGTCTGTGACTTTATAATTCACACCAAACTGACTGATTTGATCAACCACTTTCTGGCTGGCTTGTGCGGAATAACTTCCCATCACTGACATCAGCGAAAGCGCGATAAGACTTGCCCGAAATTTTTTCATTTTATCATCCTGTTGCTGAATTTAATTATGCTCAATCTCTTTCAAAAGACGGTCGCAGCGCGCTTCGATAACATCACCGCCGCCCATTTGTTCAGCGTCCAGACAACGCTGATAATCCAGGGTGCTAATCCGCTCCTTCGGTGCAGAAGATTCTTGTGTGCAGGCACTAAGTGCCAGCACTACCGCTGCCAATGCGAAACCTTTTTTCATGATTGCTTTCCTCTTGTCTTATTTTGCAGTGAGCCGCAGCCGGTACAGTTAAAAAATAGTGAAGGGGGCAATCACGATAAACTTCACATCTTTTTCATCCTGGACGACATTGCCATATCCACCCCCCCAGCTGGGGATATCGCTGTGATTGTTGTAGCGGGTGTAATGCAGTTTGAATAGCATTCCTTTTGCCTTACCTGACTGAATGGTGTAGAGCAGATCCATGTTCCATGCAGACTCTTTCAGACGACGGTCTTGATCATATTGAGGTAAGCTGGATGGCTTATCATCCCAACCATACGCGTAAGAAGTACCGACGCTGAATCCGGGCAAAGACAAGCCAGAAAGATCATACATCACCCCGGCAAAGAGCGATTTTTCACCATTAGCGTTTAAGTCAGAACGAGAATCCCACCATACATCAAGACGTCCATTTGAAGAGGCATAGCCTGGTGTCATACGCTGCAGGAAGTAGCCCTGATTGCCTTTCGCTTTTACCCATGTCCCTTCCAGACGCCAGTCAAGCGGGCCGGTGGTATAGCCGAACGTCAACGCCTGTAGCCATGCCAGTCCGTCATAGACATCGTTGCCATTTGCTGCGCCACCGGTTTCTTTATCGGTCGCTCCGTAAAACTGCCAGCTGGTTTTGAGTTGATTGCCAGCAACCGGCACCGCCCATGAGGCTTTAGCAAAATACTGATCCATATAGCCAGCTGCCTGACCAAACGCGCCTTCCAGCACTAAATCATTTTTAAAATCATATTTTGCGCCAATTGAGTGCAGGTAACTGATTCCGGTTTTTCCATCAGCTTTGCGGAAATTGTACATATTGCGGTACCAGGGCGCTTTATACTGATCACTCCACATATACGACATTGATAAAGTGCCAGCGTCGCCAAAGTCATGCACCAGGCCGGTTTCCGCACCGCGGTAAGTCCCTGGCAGGAAACTCCAGTGAGGTGCCATCAGTGATTGTCCTGTTGGCTGCAGATAACCTGCTCTCAGCCAGTAATCATCGGCTTTAAACTTCAGCGCTGCTTTATAAATGCTGGCTCCATTTCGGTCACCAGTCCATTTTTCATCCCATCGTGTTTTAGAATCGCTGAATCCTATCTCATTCGGCGAGGCAGGACCTTTGTTTGACATCTCCAGGGCCCCAAAAACCGCCAAATCAACACCCACAAAATCAGAGATATAGCCGGAGGAAAAGTCCAGATTTACGTTAAACGTGGAGTGATGCAAATTTTGTTGGTAGTCGCCGTAATGCTTGCTGTCGGGTGTCAGATCGTTTCGGTCACGCTGGCGCTGCCAGTAATAAAGGCCAGCATTAAGCGTTGAATCTTCGATAAAACCCGCTGCCTGAACCTAGGGTACTGACCAGCCTGCCAGCATTAACACTACACCCGCAATAGTTACGGCT is a window from the Erwinia sp. genome containing:
- the chiP gene encoding Chitoporin (ID:JIFNMEKO_02134;~source:Prodigal:2.6), with the translated sequence MGVDLAVFGALEMSNKGPASPNEIGFSDSKTRWDEKWTGDRNGASIYKAALKFKADDYWLRAGYLQPTGQSLMAPHWSFLPGTYRGAETGLVHDFGDAGTLSMSYMWSDQYKAPWYRNMYNFRKADGKTGISYLHSIGAKYDFKNDLVLEGAFGQAAGYMDQYFAKASWAVPVAGNQLKTSWQFYGATDKETGGAANGNDVYDGLAWLQALTFGYTTGPLDWRLEGTWVKAKGNQGYFLQRMTPGYASSNGRLDVWWDSRSDLNANGEKSLFAGVMYDLSGLSLPGFSVGTSYAYGWDDKPSSLPQYDQDRRLKESAWNMDLLYTIQSGKAKGMLFKLHYTRYNNHSDIPSWGGGYGNVVQDEKDVKFIVIAPFTIF
- a CDS encoding hypothetical protein (ID:JIFNMEKO_02130;~source:Prodigal:2.6); this encodes MLMEKMIAEPQLNTGAAVFKGATDTDIMTYFKQLAELENMPSFKVIPGKGTVHPVKFTGECSAGSTLTLRCFSTSAQQNGVKSTIDLIILSKKGGRRVERKTIKDINSISSCVIETSYGLSIGAIWQHISVECAGLPDNYLLRKEVFFSLLTQLLNENKIKLATNGIFLSGTIAQQTKALQAAWPPYPCEDENNDLDEYGMWFLVKAPAGVVWLTPDGKELWT
- the chb_2 gene encoding Chitobiase (ID:JIFNMEKO_02132;~source:Prodigal:2.6), with translation MKKFRASLIALSLMSVMGSYSAQASQKVVDQISQFGVNYKVTDNNAAQHGVNCAALGADWASCNRAVITLTNHGAAVNSKDWAIYMSNVHQILKVESDQFRMVHIVGDLTRLEPTEKFKGFAAGESVDIPIVNEYWQLFMTDVMPRWYVTSTNAEPKVIAVTDTEDLTKFVAPFGEQWKRTPDDKNVLMTATSRFDKNSDISTLSATELRGQIVPTPMKVTVHDADADLSKGVSLNLVTLSGDKAAAIRERFTLMGLKESTAGYKIDTRIDASVLDKAAAIPGGYQLKIGKEGAQVTDFDQQGVLYGLQSILSLVPADGSMKIATLEATDAPRLAYRGVFLDVARNFHSKAAVLRMLDQAAAWKINVFHFHLSDDEGWRIEIPGLLELTQVGSKRCHDTSEKSCLLPQLGSGPQTNTNGSGYFTRQDYIDIVKYAAARGIEVIPEIDMPAHARAAVISMEARYDRLMKAGRKTEAEEFRLVDPTDRSNTTSVQLYDRTSYLNPCLPSSLRFSDKIISEIQTMHLAAGQPMKAWHFGGDEAKNIRLGPGYTDTRHPEAGKGQHDMRKEDKPWARSQVCQKMVKEGKIEDLEHLPSYFAVEVSKQVNAHGIEKLQAWQDGV
- the chb_1 gene encoding Chitobiase (ID:JIFNMEKO_02131;~source:Prodigal:2.6), with protein sequence MAVNFWDTLYWGGVDSINDFANKGYEVIVSNPDYVYMDFPYEVNPMVRGYYWGTRFNDERKMFSFVPDNLPQNAEMSVDRDGNAFVGKSDKPWPGATGLSAQLWSETIRTDDQMEYMLFPRLMTVAERAWHRAGWEQDYQAGKEYNAETHFVDHEAVRKDWQRFANLLGQRELAKLDKTGIQYRLPVPGARIVNNQLEVNTALPGLKVEYSQDEGQSWVTYNASAKAAIKLPVQVRTVSPDGKRFSRVVTLSQ
- the chiQ gene encoding putative lipoprotein ChiQ (ID:JIFNMEKO_02133;~source:Prodigal:2.6); this translates as MKKGFALAAVVLALSACTQESSAPKERISTLDYQRCLDAEQMGGGDVIEARCDRLLKEIEHN